The Streptomyces cathayae DNA segment GGGCCGAAGTGGACGGAGGAAGCATGTGTCGGCCGGTCCTCGGGTGTCGGCGCGCATGGTTGGAATGCTGGAACGGTCAGCCGCGTGCGGTCTCTTCGGCTGCCGGCGCCGGTGGGTCGTCGGCGGTGATACGGGTCAGCAGCATGCGGGCTTCCCGGATACGAGGGTGGTCCGGATGCAGAGACCGCTCGCAGTCGGCCAGTGCCTCACGGGCCGCAGCTTCCGCCTCGCTCCGGTGCCCCAGGGCATGGAGGGCAACGGCCGTGCCCATCCCCAGACTCCCGCTCTGGCTCCGATACCCAGGCGGGGTGAGTCGGCGCGCCTCGGTGAGCGCTTCCCGGTACCGCCCCTGCCCGTTCAGGCTGCGTACCAGGCCGCAGTGCAGAGCAGCGACCATGCTCCCTTCGGCTCGGGGCAGATTCCCTCGGGCGATGGCCTCGGCCTCCTCGTAGCGGGCCTGCCCGCACAGGGCGTCGACCAGGTTGTCCAGCACGCACAATTCGATGCCCCACACCGGTACCAGATGCTTGAGGCGGGTCAGGTCGCGCAGTACTTCCAGCCCTTCGGCCTCCGCCTCTTCGTGGCGCCCCTCCTGGTTGAGAGCCATCATGTGGTTGCTCCGGACCATCAGCAGCAGCTCCCTTCCGGGACCGACCATTCCGTTCAGTTCTGCCGTGAGGGATTCCAGCTCGGCCAGCACCTGCGCCCCGCGCCCGTGGGCACAGGCCGCAGCCGTGGCCACGGCCCTGGCGTGCCATGCCACAGCAGTTCCCCGACCTCGCCTGCGCAGACGCCTCGATGCCGCCTCGAGCGCCCGGGCTCCGGCCTCGGCCTCCTCGTACTTGTCTTCCTGACATAGCTGACTGAGGCGTTCCAAGGCGGCCACTTCCCGTGAGCGGCCCCGTATCAACCGTGTGATCTTCACAGGCCGTGAGGTTACGGGAAGGCGTCCGACCAGACAGGTTCCGCTTGCGGCCGGCGGCCTTCTTTACCGTCGCCACTCCAGCCGAAGCACGCCGGCTGTCGATCCGGTGCAGACGGCGGATGCCGCGGAGGCGGAGCCAGCGGTTGGTGTTCGGCAGGGTCGGGGGCTGGAAACGGAGCAGCAGCCATCGCGCCGGTTCCCGACCCTGCTGACAGCCGGACACACCGCGTCTATGCCTGCAGCCAGCGCCTCAGTGACTCGATCGTGTCCTCCGGTGGCGTGTTGAAGCACAGCCGGATCCAGGGCGCCTCCTCGGTGAGGACGTTGACCAGACGCTCGAACAGCAGGGTGTTCTCCGGCAGCATCCGTACGCCACCACCGATCATCGCGAAACCGAAAGCGTGCTTCTGAAGTTGCTCCCGGACGATCGCCGCCGCGCAGTCCGGCTTCGCCCCCGGGCAGGATCCGGAGACCCCCGACCCCGCCGAGGCGGCCCAGGACACGCCGGTCGCGCGCCGCACCGAACCCCCGGACGCGGCTCACCGGAGGCCGCACCGCGCACCGGCCCCCGCCCGCGTCGAGGACGTGCCAGGGGCGAAGACGGATCCTCGGCACCACCGCCACC contains these protein-coding regions:
- a CDS encoding tetratricopeptide repeat protein translates to MATAAACAHGRGAQVLAELESLTAELNGMVGPGRELLLMVRSNHMMALNQEGRHEEAEAEGLEVLRDLTRLKHLVPVWGIELCVLDNLVDALCGQARYEEAEAIARGNLPRAEGSMVAALHCGLVRSLNGQGRYREALTEARRLTPPGYRSQSGSLGMGTAVALHALGHRSEAEAAAREALADCERSLHPDHPRIREARMLLTRITADDPPAPAAEETARG